GTAGGTGTTGACCATTATTACTAAGAGGTCCCTAGGCAGAGACTAGATACCTCCGAAAAGGTGGGATCGTTCAGACAAGGTAGACACTGGGCAAGGCCTCTGCATCCTCTGATGTCAtctcttccccatccccagaTGACTTCCGGATCTTCTGTGGGGATCTGGGCAATGAGGTGAACGATGACATCTTGGCACGCGCCTTCAGCCGCTTCCCATCCTTCCTTAAGGCCAAGGTGATCCGTGACAAGCGCACAGGCAAGACCAAGGGCTACGGCTTCGTCAGCTTCAAGGACCCCAGCGACTACGTGCGCGCCATGCGTGAGATGAATGGTGGGTGCGGCCTCCCCTGGGAACTGCAGGCGCGGCAGGCGCTGGCCTAAGCCTGACCCGAGCCTGCCTTGAACCCTCTGTCTCCACAGGGAAGTATGTGGGCTCGCGCCCCATCAAGCTTCGCAAGAGCATGTGGAAGGACCGGAATCTGGACGTGGTCCGcaagaagcagaaggaaaagaagaagctGGGCCTGAGATAGGGTCTGTGGCCAGGCACCCGCTCCCACCTGGCCGGGCGCTGGCTCCTCCCTCAGTTCTCTTTGGAAAACCCCCAGCTGTCCACCCATCCCCTGCCCCAAAACCAGTTTCAATAAATTTACGTTCATTTCCACCCCTGGCTGGGCATGGAAGCACGCTGTGGGGAGCAGGGCTTGGCTTCCCCACAGCTGGAAATGGCGGGGAGCCTTGAGAGTTTACCCAGGCAAACACCCAGGCGGGGGCTTCTGAGCCCTTCCTGCGCACCCATTCCCTCTTCAAACCTCTTCCACACATGCTGAGTGCTGCTTATTCCAGAGGAGAAAGGGGGGCCAATGGCAAGGGTGAAGCCAAGCTGAGGCCCATCCCCGTGTCCTGGCTACTTCCTGTGTTCTCAGCACCAAGGTAGGAGATCTAGGCCCTTCCCTTCTGGAGCTCACAGGCTTCTAGGCCCTCTTCCATCCAGCAGACTCTCACCAAGGGTCTGAACAGTGCTTGAGGACACAATGGTGACTAAAAGTCCTGGGCCCTGCACCGTTAGAGCTCAAGGTCCAGTGCAGAAAATAGGCCCGGTGCCCTGACGATAAGAGCCCAGAGTGGTCAGGGCAGGATGGGGGCGCTGACCTGTGGGTGAGGGGGCCCTTCCTGAAGGAACCGTCCACCCCCAAGTCTCCTCTGGGGCTTTCCAGCTTCTCCAGTctgccatgcccagccagctCACCATGCTCTAAGTCTCGGTGGGCacctctatctctgtctctgtgggtACCCCTCCATTTCTTGTCTCTAAGCTTCTATATCCCTGTTGGTCTCTGTTCTCTCCCTTGGAGCTGggaaatgaaaaaggaggagAGACCCACAGATAGAGAGAACAGAGACTTGGGGTCTGTTCCCCTCTCTTCCCAGCTCCAAGCTGGCCTCTGCCTGTCTGAAGAGGTGTCTGTGcagggccttgaatgccaggctgaGGGCTTAAGCTTTACGCAGAAGGCAGCAGCAAGCCCcaaaaagctgagaaaattcaAGCAGCAGCAAGGTCCTGGGCAGCACAGATGTGCGCTGTAGAAAGGGCCCTGTgaccggctgggtgcggtggcgcacgcctgtaatcccagcactttgggaggcaggcagatcacttgaggtcacgagttcgagaccagcctggccaacatagtgaaaccctgtgcctactgaaaaatacaaaaattagttgggcgtggtggcgggcacatgtagtcccagctacttgggagggctgaggcaggagaatcgcttgaacctggtaaaaggaggttgcagtgagctgagatcgcgccactgcactccagccttagtgacagagtgagattctgtctcaaaaaaaaaaaaaaaaaaacgccctGCGACCACCACTGTGGCTGGAAGTCtagaaggctggggcagggactGGGCCAGAGGAGGGAGATGGCAGGTTTGAGTATGGGGAGGAGTGGAGGGTCTCCCAGGGACACAGCCATCGGAACCCTCCATTAGGAGGGAGCAGGTTGGGCAGGACTTTGTGGGGCATAAGTCGGGGGATGGACAATACCAAGGCCTCTCAGGGACCGAGGTCCCCCAGGAGAGGTGTCGAATTTCTCCTGTTCCTGTCTTCCCCGCCTTACTGCCCCCTCTCTGACGTCACATTTTCCAGTCTGGTCAGAGGGTGAGAGCCTCCCTGGCAGGAAGTGCCCTTTAGCCCCCTGCCACCTGGGCCAGACCACCCAGCCCCAGGATCCTCAAAGCCCCTTCCCCCCATCACTAGTCTTTTCTACCCCTGACCCCCCTTGTACTGACAGCAAGCATAGGGTCACGGGAGGAGATGGGAAGAGAGGATGGCTCCAGAAAGGACGCTTCCAAATGCATGTGATTCTCACTTCCAAGTGGGAGCAGAACAGCAGGTACACGTGGACATGCAGAGTGGGGTAACAGGCACTGCagactccaaaaggtgggagCGTGGGGGAAGCTGAACAGTTACCAGTTGGGTACGTTGCTCACCATTCGGGTGCACTAAAGGCCCAGGCCAGTATACTGGATATACTGACATATATCCAGTAAGgaatctgcacttgtaccccctaaatgtttatctttttttttaatgcacacaAGTCTTCCTGAGAACaagaagagacacacacacatagaatgtGGCAAGCAGAGGTAGAGATGGCGCTGTGAGCAGGAGGCTCAGAGGCAGAGATGAGAACCATCAGAGACTGTGCAGTGGGAAGGGGGACGGGGAGAAAACCAAGAGACAGATGGAGACGGACAAGGAGATGAGATAGGAACACTCAAAGACAGATGGGGAGGGACAGAGATGTCAGAAGAGACCAGGTGACAAAGCCTCACTGGAGTCAGGCCCGTGGCAACAGAGACCCAGCTTTAGATATGCCAACCTGAAGAAAGAGGGCAGAGAGACATGGAGAGACAGACAAGAGGCCAGCTTCAAGGATGGGAAGCCAGGACTCCCTTCAGGCCTCCGCGCTGGACGGATAGAGGGACCAGTGATGCTCCAGGGCTCTGTGGCTTACCCCACACTGATTCCAATCCCAGTCCCACTCCCACTCCATGGGACCCCCGGTTTACTTTACTGTAAAATGGAAGGAGGAGCAATGCCACCCGCTCTCCAGAACGGCAAGTAGTTAATGATCAAGAGGCTGGGCTGGGGACTGGAAGATGCCGATAtgcaaaagttatttttaatggtaaatattacatacttattaaaatacagcaggatggctgggcacggtggtggctcatgcttctaattACAGCACtaaggctaaggcaggtggatagcttgaggccaggagtttgagaccagcctggccaacatggcaaaaccccatctctactaaaaatgcaaaaattagcctaggcatggtggctcacgcctgtaatcccagcactttgggagaccgaggcaagtggatcacttgaggtcaggagttcgagaccagcctggccaacatggcaaaaccccatctctactaaaaatgcaaaaaattagccgggcatggtggtgcttgcctgtaatcccagctacttggaaggctgaggcaccagaattgcttgaacccgggaggcagaggttgcagtgagctgagatcgcaccactgcactccagcctgggcgacagagtgagactccatctcgaaaaatattttatatatatataggacaCCCAGTTATTGAATTTTACGTGAACAATTTTATAGTTTAGGTATGTCCTAAATatttcatgtatgtatgtatatgttacaTGTATAgctgtggttttttgttgttttttgctgaATTATTTGAGCAagttacagactttttttttgttgtttctttttttgagatgaagtttcgctcttgttccccaggctggagtgcaatggcatgatcttggctcactgcaacctccatctccctggttcaagcaattctcctgcctcagcctcccgagtagctgggattacaagcacccgccaccacgcctggctaattttttgtatttttagtagagacagggtttcaccatgttggacaggctgatctagaactcctgacctcagatgatccacccgcctcagcctcccaaagtgctgggattacaggcgtgaatcaccgcgCCCAACCACAAGTTACAGACATTATAACATTTCATCTCTGAGTTCATTTTCTAAATGATATCTTTCCTCCTGAATACCATTATCAAATCTAAGAAAAGAATTCTATGATATTTCATATTCAGTTCATACTCCAGTTTCCCCAATTGTCCTAAACTATTACAGCGCGGAAGGGCATGGGGTCTGGAGAAGGAGAGCAGTGGGAGGATGCCTGCCTTACCTTCCCCCTTCATCAAATGAGAGTATGTATTGTACTTGCCTCATAGAAGGATTCAATGAAGGGGTATGGCACAGTTGGTTTCACACAATGAGCCCTCATTTAATGTTGGCCGTTATTGCTACTATTGTTATTGTTGAAATTGTTGATGTCAATATTGCTATGATTGGCACTCCTGGGAAGCAGCCCCAGGACGCCCTCCCTACTGGGCCTGGTGGAGGATTGGGTGGGCCTTCACTCCTGCTCCACGCCCCCGCAGTTACTCTGCCGATTGTGACGTCAGCTGACGCTGGGGGCGGGTGGGGGAATCTGGCCGGAAATCCCTCTTCCTGTTGCAGATAAGCCCAGCTTAGCCCAGCTGACCCCAGACCCTCTCCCCTCACTCCCCCCATGTCGCAGGATCGAGACCCTGAGGCAGACAGCCCGTTCACCaagccccccgccccgcccccatcACCCCGTAAACTTCTCCCAGCCTCCGCCCTGCCCTCACCCAGCCCGCTGTTCCCCAAGCCTCGCTCCAAGCCCACGCCACCCCTGCAGCAGGGCAGCCCCAGAGGCCAGCACCTATCCCCGAGGCTGGGGTCGAGGCTCGGCCCCGCCCCTGCCTCTGCAACTTGAGCCTGGCTGCGACCCCTGCTCTGACGTCTCGGAAAATTCCCCCTTGCCCAGGCCCTTGGGGGAGGGGGTGCATGGTATGAAATGGGGCTGAGACCCCCGGCTGGGGGCAGAGGAACCCGCCAGAGGTGAGCGATGAACTGAGGACTAGATGCCTGGGTGTCTGGGTTAGGAAGGACCTGGGGGACTAGACTCCCAAGAAGccgggggcctggactcctgggtctaaCAGAGGAAGAGAGCTGGGGTCCCTCACTCCCAGGACCAAGATTTTAGGctcctggggaaggagggagcGGAGGCCTGGACTCCTGGCTCTGAGGGAAGCTAGGGCTGGGGCCCAGACTCCAGGGCCTCCAAGTGTCACCAGCTCACCCATTGCCATCTGGACTTTTCCCGACCCAGAACATTCAGAAGGCCTTCATCGCATCCATGGACCTGTGGAACTGGGATGAGGCATCCCCACAGGAAGTGCCTCCAGGGAACAAGCTGGCAGGGCTTGGTAGGCTGCCGAGGCTGCCACAACGTGTGTGGGGAGGGTGTCCAGGTGGGGCCTCTGCTGACCCTAACCCCTTATCGCCTGCAGAAGGAGCCAAATTAGGCTTCTGTTTCCCTGATCTGGCACTCCAAGGGGACACGCCGACAGCGACAGCAGAGACATGCTGGAAAGGTGGCTGCGGGCTGGGACCCCTAAGTGCTGGAGAAGAAGCGGGGAGGCTGGGATCCTAGGGCAAAGGGAGGAGGGGGGCGTGCCTAGGTTCCTGGGACTGGGTGGGGAGGGGCCGCGTGCTTGACCCCTGAGGGTGAAGGAAAAGGGGGCGCGGGGTGCTGAAATACGGGCTGGGGGGCCATAACTCCCAGTCCCTGACAAGTAGAGACTAGAGAGTGGGTAGTTGAGGGGTCTCTTTCATTGCTCACAGTCCTCCCTAAACTCAGGTACAAGCTCATCCCTGGCAAGCTTCCCACAGCTGGACTGGGGCTCCGCGTTACTGCACCCAGAAGTTCCATGGGGGGCGGGTGAGTGTGGGGAGAGGCGGTGGGAGGTGGGGACTGGGGTCCCGAGGCACCGGGGCTAGAGGTGTAGACTCCCTGATCTTTGAGGACTGAGAACACCTGCGCCCTCAAGGTGGCATGACCTGGATCCGGGTCAGCCGGGCCCCAAGTGCCAGGGTTGAGAGCTTAGACCCTAGAGTTTTTGAGGGGGCACCTGGGCTCCCCTCACTCGGGATCCGTTACTCCTCACAGAGCCCGACTCTCAGGCTCTTCCGTGGTCCGGGGACTGGACAGACATGGCGTGCACAGCCTGGGACTCTTGGAGCGGCGCCTCGCAGACCCTGGGCCCCGCCCCTCTCGGCCCGGGCCCCATCCCCGCCGCCGGCTCCGAAGGCGCCGCGGGCCAGAACTGCGTCCCCGTGGCGGGAGAGGCCACCTCGTGGTCGCGCGCCCAGGCCGCCGGGAGCAACACCAGCTGGGACTGTTCTGTGGGGCCCGACGGCGATACCTACTGGGGCAGTGGCCTGGGCGGGGAGCCGCGCACGGACTGTACCATTTCGTGGGGCGGGCCCGCGGGCCCGGACTGTACCACCTCCTGGAACCCGGGGCTGCATGCGGGTGGCACCACCTCTTTGAAGCGGTACCAGAGCTCAGCTCTCACCGTTTGCTCCGAACCGAGCCCGCAGTCGGACCGTGCCAGTTTGGCTCGATGCCCCAAAACTAACCACCGAGGTGAGAGGGCCGCAAAGACTGCGGGGAGGGCGAAGCTGGAGTCCTGAGCCGGGACCCAGGCACCTAAGGGGGCGGGGCCCGGGAGACTGACAGTGAGGGGGCGGGGGCTTAGGGACCAGGGGCTCGAAGGAGGGGCCGGTGGCCCGCACTCCAGGTCCTTGGGGAGGAGAGGGCTAAGAAACTGGTAGTCTTATAGGGACCAAGGGGATGAGGACCCAGGCTCCTGGATTATATAAAACGAAAGCGATAAAGGCCCAGATTCCTGGGTCTCCGAGATGGGGAGGCCAAACTCCTAAATCTCTGAGACTGGGGCCCTGGACGCTTGAGTCTCCAAGGCTGACTGTTGGATCTCAGAGAAGGGGGGGCGGATCCCCTTCTCGGGTCCTGGGTCCCGAGTTGGGAGGACCCGGACCTCTAGATCAttgaagtggtgtgatctagggCCGGGAAGACTGAGTGTGCCCCTCCCTTCATCCCGCAGGTCCCATTCAGCTGTGGCAGTTCCTCCTGGAGCTGCTCCACGACGGGGCGCGTAGCAGCTGCATCCGTTGGACTGGCAACAGCCGCGAGTTCCAGCTGTGCGACCCCAAAGAGGTGGGGCAGCTCCCCTGCCCAGCCAAATCCGCCCCGTCTCTTCTAGTTCAATTTAGCTCCGCCCAAGGGCTAGGTTCAACCGCGTAGCCCTCGGCCCCGCCGCTCCCCGGCCCACTCGAGGCCCCGCCCAACCCTTCTCAAACCCAATCTCCCGCCTGTACTCCTGCCTCAACCAACCCAGTCTCCACCGGGCTCTGCGAGGCCTCGCCCAGGTCTGCACTGCACACCGCCCCCAGGCCCGGCCCTCCCCACTATCGCCAAGCCCCGCCCCTTCCCACTCCGACCGAGCGGGCCTCTGTCCTAGGTGGCTCGGCTGTGGGGCGAGCGCAAGAGAAAGCCGGGCATGAATTACGAGAAGCTGAGCCGGGGCCTTCGCTACTACTATCGCCGCGACATCGTGCGCAAGAGCGGGGGGCGAAAGTACACGTACCGCTTCGGGGGCCGCGTGCCCAGCCTAGCCTATCCGGACTGTGCGGGAGGCGGACGGGgagcagagacacaataaaaattccCGGTCAAACCTCTTCGCGCGTGCTCCTCTGCAGCATTCTTCCCGCTGATACTGACTACAGCAGCTAGGGAGCCTAAGTGTGCAGCTCCACATGTTGGAATTTGGCCTCCCCACCTCGGAGACCCAGGCGTCTGGGCCTTCATCTCTTTCCTCTCACATGATCCAGAGGCCTGGATCCTTGCTCGCTAAAAGACTGCAGTGTCTTAGTCCTCTTCTCCCTGAAGACCCTGAAGTGCGGGCCACCAGCCCCAAGTCCCTTAAGCTCCCAGGTCCCTAAGCCCCGCCCCACGCTGTCAGTTTCCCCGGTCCCGCCCCCTTAGGCCCCGCCTCTCGACTCCGCCTTCACTCCCTCCGCAATC
The DNA window shown above is from Homo sapiens chromosome 19, GRCh38.p14 Primary Assembly and carries:
- the ETV2 gene encoding ETS translocation variant 2 isoform 1 (isoform 1 is encoded by transcript variant 1) yields the protein MDLWNWDEASPQEVPPGNKLAGLEGAKLGFCFPDLALQGDTPTATAETCWKGTSSSLASFPQLDWGSALLHPEVPWGAEPDSQALPWSGDWTDMACTAWDSWSGASQTLGPAPLGPGPIPAAGSEGAAGQNCVPVAGEATSWSRAQAAGSNTSWDCSVGPDGDTYWGSGLGGEPRTDCTISWGGPAGPDCTTSWNPGLHAGGTTSLKRYQSSALTVCSEPSPQSDRASLARCPKTNHRGPIQLWQFLLELLHDGARSSCIRWTGNSREFQLCDPKEVARLWGERKRKPGMNYEKLSRGLRYYYRRDIVRKSGGRKYTYRFGGRVPSLAYPDCAGGGRGAETQ
- the ETV2 gene encoding ETS translocation variant 2 isoform X1; this translates as MDLWNWDEASPQEVPPGNKLAGLGRLPRLPQRVWGGCPGGASADPNPLSPAEGAKLGFCFPDLALQGDTPTATAETCWKGTSSSLASFPQLDWGSALLHPEVPWGAEPDSQALPWSGDWTDMACTAWDSWSGASQTLGPAPLGPGPIPAAGSEGAAGQNCVPVAGEATSWSRAQAAGSNTSWDCSVGPDGDTYWGSGLGGEPRTDCTISWGGPAGPDCTTSWNPGLHAGGTTSLKRYQSSALTVCSEPSPQSDRASLARCPKTNHRGPIQLWQFLLELLHDGARSSCIRWTGNSREFQLCDPKEVARLWGERKRKPGMNYEKLSRGLRYYYRRDIVRKSGGRKYTYRFGGRVPSLAYPDCAGGGRGAETQ
- the ETV2 gene encoding ETS translocation variant 2 isoform 3 (isoform 3 is encoded by transcript variant 3), whose translation is MDLWNWDEASPQEVPPGNKLAGLEGAKLGFCFPDLALQGDTPTATAETCWKGPIQLWQFLLELLHDGARSSCIRWTGNSREFQLCDPKEVARLWGERKRKPGMNYEKLSRGLRYYYRRDIVRKSGGRKYTYRFGGRVPSLAYPDCAGGGRGAETQ
- the ETV2 gene encoding ETS translocation variant 2 isoform X3, whose translation is MACTAWDSWSGASQTLGPAPLGPGPIPAAGSEGAAGQNCVPVAGEATSWSRAQAAGSNTSWDCSVGPDGDTYWGSGLGGEPRTDCTISWGGPAGPDCTTSWNPGLHAGGTTSLKRYQSSALTVCSEPSPQSDRASLARCPKTNHRGPIQLWQFLLELLHDGARSSCIRWTGNSREFQLCDPKEVARLWGERKRKPGMNYEKLSRGLRYYYRRDIVRKSGGRKYTYRFGGRVPSLAYPDCAGGGRGAETQ
- the ETV2 gene encoding ETS translocation variant 2 isoform X2: MDLWNWDEASPQEVPPGNKLAGLEGAKLGFCFPDLALQGDTPTATAETCWKEPDSQALPWSGDWTDMACTAWDSWSGASQTLGPAPLGPGPIPAAGSEGAAGQNCVPVAGEATSWSRAQAAGSNTSWDCSVGPDGDTYWGSGLGGEPRTDCTISWGGPAGPDCTTSWNPGLHAGGTTSLKRYQSSALTVCSEPSPQSDRASLARCPKTNHRGPIQLWQFLLELLHDGARSSCIRWTGNSREFQLCDPKEVARLWGERKRKPGMNYEKLSRGLRYYYRRDIVRKSGGRKYTYRFGGRVPSLAYPDCAGGGRGAETQ